A stretch of the Conger conger chromosome 3, fConCon1.1, whole genome shotgun sequence genome encodes the following:
- the LOC133124934 gene encoding putative claudin-24 codes for MDAVVCALELLGMFVSIVAWLCSLSTTIMTQWLTLSTDLLPTESFDLGLWETCVVQDLGGMECRPYDSLLGLPPDIKLARILMCSALVVGILGLLLPIPGLHLVNSCKGPEGRRAKRVMKMLGGFFCLAAGVLGLVPVSYMAHLTVLRFFDESVPDVVPRWEFGDALFCGWAAGFLHLVAGVLLVSSCLCSLEERHPPARQRQEVRTLEHSPRKRSEYV; via the coding sequence ATGGATGCGGTGGTGTGCGCCCTGGAGCTCCTGGGAATGTTTGTCTCCATCGTGGCCTGGCTCTGCTCCCTCTCCACCACCATCATGACCCAATGGCTGACGCTCTCCACCGACCTGCTGCCCACCGAGAGCTTCGACCTGGGCCTGTGGGAGACCTGCGTGGTGCAGGACCTGGGTGGGATGGAGTGTCGGCCCTACGACAGCCTCCTGGGCCTGCCCCCGGACATCAAGCTGGCCCGCATCCTCATGTGCTCCGCCCTGGTTGTGGGCATCCTTGGGCTACTGCTGCCTATCCCTGGGCTCCACCTGGTCAACAGCTGCAAGGGCCCGGAGGGCCGCAGGGCCAAGAGGGTGATGAAGATGCTGGGGGGGTTCTTCTGCCTGGCGGCCGGTGTATTAGGTCTGGTGCCGGTGTCCTACATGGCCCACCTGACAGTGCTGCGCTTCTTCGATGAGTCCGTGCCGGACGTGGTGCCCCGCTGGGAGTTCGGGGATGCCCTGTTCTGCGGCTGGGCTGCGGGGTTCTTGCACTTGGTGGCGGGAGTCTTGCTGGTAAGCTCCTGCCTTTGCTCCTTGGAGGAACGGCACCCCCCGGCCAGGCAGAGGCAAGAGGTCCGAACCCTGGAACATTCACCCAGGAAGAGGTCAGAATATGTGTGA